A single genomic interval of Celeribacter indicus harbors:
- a CDS encoding ABC transporter substrate-binding protein: protein MTLRLNRRHFLGTAAASAAAAAVPLRARAATPLTMQAAWINDAEFAGYFLGIDEGYYAEEGLDLTYLSGGPDVIPESTIIAGRADLALTTPDTTIKAIADQGAPLKIIGAQYQKNPIGIVSLVSNPINEPQELIGKTLAVPPVNVISVNAMLALNGIDPSEVNIVPYAYDPTPLIQGEIDASLDFTTNVPYTISQHGVEATSFLLYDFGFTIYNDTVVVTEETLASKRAELVSWLRASRKGWVENFKDPNLWPPKWADSWFAGTGRTIENEIFFNNAQQPLMESPAGFMAMTEEGIEANLRALAEVGINGSRDMFDTTLIEEI from the coding sequence ATGACCCTCCGACTGAACCGCCGTCACTTCCTGGGGACGGCAGCAGCATCTGCTGCCGCTGCTGCCGTTCCCCTGCGCGCACGCGCCGCCACACCCCTCACCATGCAGGCTGCATGGATCAATGACGCGGAATTTGCGGGGTATTTCCTCGGCATCGACGAAGGTTACTACGCAGAGGAAGGGCTGGACCTGACCTATCTGTCCGGCGGCCCCGACGTGATCCCAGAAAGCACGATCATCGCTGGCCGCGCGGACCTTGCCCTGACCACGCCCGACACCACGATAAAGGCGATTGCCGATCAGGGCGCGCCCTTGAAGATAATCGGTGCGCAGTACCAGAAAAACCCGATCGGGATCGTTTCACTCGTATCCAACCCCATCAACGAACCCCAGGAGCTGATCGGCAAGACACTGGCCGTGCCGCCGGTCAATGTGATTTCCGTGAACGCCATGCTGGCGCTGAACGGGATCGATCCGTCCGAGGTCAACATCGTTCCTTACGCCTATGACCCCACGCCGCTGATCCAGGGCGAGATCGACGCTAGTCTCGATTTCACCACAAACGTCCCGTACACGATCAGCCAGCACGGCGTCGAGGCGACGTCCTTCCTGCTCTACGATTTCGGCTTCACGATCTACAACGATACGGTCGTCGTGACCGAGGAAACGCTGGCCAGCAAACGGGCCGAGCTGGTGTCTTGGCTGCGTGCCTCGCGCAAGGGCTGGGTCGAAAACTTCAAAGACCCGAATCTCTGGCCGCCGAAATGGGCCGATTCGTGGTTTGCGGGTACCGGCCGAACCATCGAAAACGAGATTTTCTTCAACAATGCCCAGCAGCCGCTTATGGAAAGCCCGGCGGGCTTTATGGCGATGACCGAAGAAGGTATTGAGGCGAACCTGCGCGCGCTGGCTGAGGTCGGCATCAACGGCAGTCGTGACATGTTCGACACCACGCTTATCGAGGAGATCTGA
- a CDS encoding MFS transporter: MHGTASDKSVIETPRILPWVVAGVFYLDNFDAAAIVSILPVVARDFGAGVGAASMAVTAYLVALAIFTPVSGWMADRFGGRRVLASALAVFGLGAAGVALASGLTGLVLARAVQGVGGAMMVPVGRVVMMRSFPRSEFVRAMAIVTTPAILGGVLAPSLGGAAATWGSWRWLFWAELPVALAAAVLVLRHVPAGAPIAPRPLSPAAFVLFGVALAGLTILFGMVSAGAASGLLFWGLMAVVLPTGALALWYNRRAAVPLFDFALLRRRSFAAAIGPGTLFFMTAGAVPFLLPMLFQIGLGRNAFESGMFTLVWALVALVMKATTPTVLRRFGFRTVLCTNAAILAAASLGAAMIGPAMPIVVLMGVLVAYGVARSLQFSVVASFTYAEIEPNDVGAATGFAGMVRQLSNSLGVALAAVVLVLIAGGGEPSATDINLTFGILAALPAVAALMFLRLPRDIGAAMSGHLPRGRAAPT, translated from the coding sequence ATGCACGGCACAGCAAGCGACAAAAGCGTGATCGAAACGCCCCGGATTTTGCCCTGGGTTGTCGCCGGGGTATTCTACCTCGACAATTTCGACGCCGCCGCCATCGTTTCGATCCTGCCTGTCGTGGCGCGAGATTTTGGTGCTGGGGTGGGTGCGGCGAGCATGGCCGTTACCGCCTATCTGGTCGCCCTGGCGATCTTCACCCCGGTGTCCGGCTGGATGGCCGATCGGTTCGGGGGACGGCGGGTGCTGGCCAGCGCGCTCGCGGTCTTCGGGCTGGGCGCAGCAGGGGTGGCGCTCGCGAGCGGGTTGACGGGACTTGTGCTGGCTCGGGCGGTGCAGGGGGTCGGCGGAGCGATGATGGTCCCGGTCGGACGGGTGGTTATGATGCGCAGCTTCCCCCGGTCGGAATTCGTTCGGGCAATGGCGATCGTCACCACACCAGCGATTCTGGGCGGTGTGTTGGCACCCTCGCTTGGCGGCGCGGCCGCGACATGGGGCTCTTGGCGATGGCTGTTCTGGGCCGAGTTGCCAGTCGCCCTGGCGGCAGCGGTGCTGGTGCTGCGCCATGTGCCAGCCGGCGCGCCGATCGCGCCGCGTCCTCTCAGCCCCGCCGCCTTCGTGCTCTTCGGCGTTGCGCTGGCGGGACTGACGATTCTTTTCGGTATGGTATCGGCCGGCGCGGCAAGCGGTCTGCTGTTCTGGGGCTTGATGGCGGTGGTGTTGCCGACGGGCGCGCTTGCACTCTGGTACAACCGGCGCGCGGCAGTGCCGCTGTTCGATTTCGCGCTTTTGCGCCGCAGGAGCTTCGCCGCCGCCATCGGCCCCGGCACTTTGTTCTTCATGACCGCCGGCGCGGTGCCCTTCTTGCTACCGATGCTGTTCCAGATCGGTCTTGGCCGTAATGCCTTCGAGAGCGGAATGTTCACACTCGTCTGGGCGCTTGTTGCGCTGGTGATGAAGGCGACGACCCCAACCGTGCTGCGCCGCTTCGGCTTCCGCACGGTGCTCTGCACCAATGCCGCCATCCTCGCTGCCGCCAGTCTGGGTGCGGCGATGATCGGCCCGGCGATGCCGATCGTGGTGCTGATGGGGGTGCTGGTCGCCTACGGGGTAGCGCGGTCGCTGCAATTCTCGGTGGTGGCTTCCTTCACCTATGCCGAGATCGAGCCGAACGATGTCGGTGCCGCCACCGGCTTTGCCGGCATGGTGCGGCAATTGTCCAACAGCCTTGGTGTCGCGCTCGCCGCCGTGGTGCTTGTGCTGATCGCGGGGGGAGGGGAGCCGTCGGCGACCGACATCAACCTTACTTTCGGGATACTGGCGGCGCTGCCGGCCGTGGCTGCGCTCATGTTCCTGCGGCTGCCGCGCGATATCGGTGCGGCGATGAGCGGACACCTGCCGCGCGGGAGGGCGGCCCCGACGTGA
- a CDS encoding MurR/RpiR family transcriptional regulator → MASRLILRIQERSARLTSSEKKIAQVLLQNQSLVETHTATELARLAGVSKATTARFFRSLGYADFEEVRLQAREERNRREPYADSESVAQPATFGRTISDHLELELRNLTRTFEELRSDLLPDIAQVLEDAPRIWFVGFGDEQGLARLGQSLFARLRHGVHELRGQGQSWANELSMTGLRDALILLTFEPRPKVLRPLLAHARTTRMRVITLTDHVYAPQAERFSEIVLPCHVASYGAFPTHATMSSVLRLIAVAYMGRNPEAVGQRISTLAAIDEELDLFE, encoded by the coding sequence ATGGCCTCTCGCCTGATCCTCAGAATTCAGGAGCGTTCCGCGCGACTGACGTCGAGTGAGAAGAAGATCGCTCAGGTTCTGCTGCAAAATCAGAGCCTTGTTGAAACGCATACCGCCACGGAGCTGGCCCGACTGGCGGGGGTTTCGAAAGCGACAACTGCCCGTTTTTTCCGCAGTTTGGGGTATGCGGACTTTGAAGAGGTCCGGCTACAGGCCCGTGAAGAGCGCAACCGGCGCGAACCCTATGCGGACAGCGAATCGGTCGCCCAGCCTGCGACATTCGGACGAACCATTTCCGATCACCTGGAGCTGGAACTGCGCAACTTGACACGCACGTTCGAGGAGCTGCGGTCGGATCTTTTGCCCGATATCGCCCAGGTTCTGGAAGATGCGCCCCGTATCTGGTTCGTGGGCTTTGGCGATGAACAGGGGCTGGCCCGGTTGGGTCAGTCGCTGTTTGCGCGATTGCGTCATGGTGTTCACGAATTGAGAGGGCAAGGGCAGTCTTGGGCGAATGAGCTTTCGATGACAGGGCTCCGTGACGCATTGATACTTTTGACCTTCGAGCCGCGTCCAAAGGTGCTGCGACCATTATTGGCCCATGCCCGCACCACGCGCATGCGGGTGATCACGCTCACGGATCATGTCTATGCACCTCAGGCGGAGCGGTTCTCCGAAATTGTCCTTCCGTGCCATGTCGCCAGTTACGGCGCCTTTCCGACACACGCCACGATGTCATCGGTCTTGCGGTTGATCGCTGTGGCTTATATGGGCCGCAATCCCGAGGCTGTCGGGCAGCGCATCTCCACCTTGGCAGCTATTGATGAAGAGCTGGACCTGTTCGAGTAG
- a CDS encoding 5-formyltetrahydrofolate cyclo-ligase produces the protein MGKMSTSKTIREKIWAKLKDVARPDTRFHMNFAEVIPDFEGSEAATERVVQDPAYQNSSFAFITPDNCLADLRRRMIEAGKPFVMSTYGIYRGFLYLDPATVPEGAALYASWLDGMEHFAVPITLEEIARKGRFDYLVTGASAVSLNGVRFGKGHGFFDLEWGMFTDLGLVDEDTPVHAVVHDVQLVEDQLQPSETDILVDTIFTPTRVHVVKRRAKRPCGVKWPLLEPKQISDTPPLQELQRLQGLA, from the coding sequence ATGGGCAAAATGTCGACCTCCAAGACAATCCGTGAAAAGATATGGGCGAAACTGAAGGATGTGGCGAGACCGGATACTCGGTTTCACATGAACTTTGCAGAAGTCATCCCCGATTTCGAAGGGTCCGAGGCGGCAACCGAGCGTGTCGTTCAGGATCCCGCCTACCAAAACAGCAGCTTTGCATTCATCACGCCCGACAACTGCCTTGCGGACCTCCGGCGTCGGATGATCGAGGCCGGTAAGCCCTTCGTGATGTCGACCTATGGCATTTACCGCGGTTTCCTTTACCTCGATCCCGCTACGGTGCCTGAGGGTGCCGCGCTTTACGCCTCTTGGCTGGACGGCATGGAGCATTTCGCTGTGCCGATCACGCTCGAGGAAATCGCGCGGAAAGGCCGGTTCGACTACCTCGTGACGGGCGCTTCGGCGGTGTCGCTCAACGGAGTCCGCTTTGGCAAGGGGCATGGCTTCTTTGACCTGGAATGGGGCATGTTCACCGACCTCGGCCTCGTGGACGAGGACACGCCCGTTCATGCAGTGGTGCATGACGTGCAGCTGGTCGAGGATCAGTTGCAACCGTCGGAAACCGACATTCTGGTGGACACCATATTTACCCCCACGCGCGTCCATGTCGTCAAACGCCGGGCCAAGCGGCCCTGTGGCGTGAAATGGCCCCTGCTCGAGCCCAAACAGATTTCCGACACACCGCCCTTGCAGGAGCTTCAGCGTCTGCAAGGCCTCGCCTGA